The region CTGATCCGCGTCACGGCGTCGCCGCGTGCTCAGCCGAAGACCAGCTTGATGACGTAGTAGCAGCCGGCGGCGACCACCGCGGCGGCCGGCATGGTGATGAACCAGCCCGCCACGATGTTCTTGGCCACTCCCCAGCGGACCGCCTTGACCCGCCGGGTCGCGCCGACGCCCATGATCGAGGACGTGATCACGTGGGTGGTGGAGATCGGCGCCTGGAAGATGTACGAGGACGCGTAGAGGATCGACGCGGAGGTCGTCTCGGCCGCGAAGCCCTGCGGCGGGTCCAGGTCGATGATCCGCCGGCCCAGGGTGCGCATGATCCGCCAGCCGCCCGCGTACGTGCCCAGCGACATCATCGCCGCGCACACGAACTTGACCCAGATCGGGATGCCGTAGCCCTTGGCCGGGTCGTGGATGACCAGCGCCAGGACGACCACGCCCATCGTCTTCTGCGCGTCCTGCAGCCCGTGGCCGAGCGCCATGCCGGCCGCCGACACGGTCTGCGCGATACGGAATCCGCGCTTGGCCTTGTGCGGGTTGGCCCGGCGGAAGAACCACAGGATCGCCAGCATCACCAGATAGCCCAGCACCAGGCCGACCGCGGGCGACACGAACATCGGCACGATGACCTTGTCGACCACACCCGACCAGTGCACGGTGGTGCCGCCGGCCAGCGCCGCGCCCACCAGACCGCCGAACAGCGCGTGGCTGGAACTCGACGGTAGCCCGAAGTACCAGGTGACAAGATTCCAGACGATCGCGCCGGCCAGCGCCGCGAAGAGGATGCCCATGCCGGAGCGGCCCTCGGGCGTCGCGATCAGGCCCTTGCTGACCGTTTTGGCCACGCCGCTACCGAGGAAGGCACCGGCCAGGTTCATCACGGCGGCCATCGCGAGCGCGGCCTTGGGGGTCAGCGCCCGGGTCGAGACCGAGGTGGCGATGGCGTTGGCGGAATCGTGGAAACCGTTGGTGTACGTGAAGAAGAGCGCCACCCCGATGGTGACGATCAGCACAAAGGTGTCCACGTGGGTCAGGACTCCTTGACCGCGATGGTCTCCACCGTGTTCGCCACGTGCTCGAAAGCGTCCGCGGCCTCCTCCAGCACGTCCACGATCTGCTTGAGCTTGAGCACCTCGATGGCGTCGTACTTGCCGTTGAAGAGCTGGGCCAGCAGCTTGCGGTGGATCTGGTCGGCCTGGTTCTCCAGCCGGTTGATCTCGATCCAGTACTCGGTGAGGTTGGACATCGTCCGCAGGTTGGGCATCGCCCCCGCGGTCAGCTCCGCGGCTCTGGCGAGCACCTCGATCTGCTGCTCGACACCCTTCGGCAGCTCCTCGACGTTGTAGAGGACGACCAGGTCAACGGCCTCCTCCATGTAGTCCATGATGTCGTCGAGCGAGCCGGCGAGGGTGTAGATGTCCTCCCGGTCGAAGGGCGTGATGAAGGAGGAGTTCAGCTGGTGGAAGATCGCGTGGGTCGCGTCGTCTCCCGCGTGCTCCGCGGCCCGCATCCTCTCGGCGATCTCGATACGGGTAGCCGAATCGGCTCCGAGCAGTTCCATGAGGAGCTTCGAACCGGTGACGATGTTGTCCGCGGACGCGGCGAACATGTCGTAGAAGCTCGTCTCCCTGGGGGTCAGACGAAAGCGCACGTGGGTTCCTCGGGATACATCGGAGTCGGTCTCGTTGATGCTAGGCGCAACATCCGGCCACAGCTAACCGGCGTCATCCAGTGTCGCCCATGGGACAGAGTCCCCCTCACGGGGGATGCGTCGCACACGGTGCCGATTCGGTAAGATATACCCACCAGGGGTATAAGGGGACAGAGAGGGCGGACGGCGGGATGACGGACAGGACGGCGGAGTCGGCAGTGACGGAACCAGCGGCGGGATCGGTGGCGGGACCAGCGGATTCGACAGCAGACGAGATTGTGTCGCCGCCGGGGCCGCATGGCTATAGCCATGACAAAGAGTCCCACCTCAAACGGCTGCGGAGGATCGAGGGCCAGATCCGCGGCCTCCAGCGGATGGTCGAGCAGGACGTCTACTGCATCGACATTCTGACCCAGGTCTCGGCCAGCACGAAGGGGTTGCAGTCCTTCGCGCTGCAACTGCTCGAAGAGCATCTGCGGCACTGCGTCGCCGCGGCGGCGGTCGGCGGCGGCCCTGAGATCGACGAGAAGGTCGCCGAGGCGACGGCGGCGATAGCGCGGCTGCTGCGGACGTGACGCCGGCCTTGCGGCGCCACCGCCGTTCAGCGTCTCAGCGTCCCGCCTTGCGGCGCTCGGCCTCGCGGTGACCGGCCTCGCGGTGACCGGCCTTCAGCGTCTTGCCCTCAGCGCCCGCAGGGCGCCGGGCTGCGGTCGACCTCCAGCACCTCGTCGATACGGGCGAAGCTCAGCCGCTCCTCGTCGGCGGTGGAAGCGGCGATGATCAGCTCCCCGCACAGCTCGATCTCGGCCAGGGCCACCGGATCGTCCTGGACCGTAGCCCCGGGCGACGGCACCATATCCGCACCACCTCCTGCGCCACGTGTCCCGTCCAACGGCCGCCATCCAGCGTAGGGACCCCCTTGCCCCGGCGCATGGCACGTAAGGACCATTTCCCGGGCCCCCCGCCCAGGATCCCCCCTCAGCCCCGGGACCTCTCCCGGCGATGCGCTCGTCCGCCCCAGACGCCTGCCCCCCGCGGCAGAGGAACCGGGCCCGCA is a window of Streptomyces sp. NBC_01477 DNA encoding:
- a CDS encoding metal-sensitive transcriptional regulator, whose translation is MTDRTAESAVTEPAAGSVAGPADSTADEIVSPPGPHGYSHDKESHLKRLRRIEGQIRGLQRMVEQDVYCIDILTQVSASTKGLQSFALQLLEEHLRHCVAAAAVGGGPEIDEKVAEATAAIARLLRT
- a CDS encoding DUF47 domain-containing protein encodes the protein MRFRLTPRETSFYDMFAASADNIVTGSKLLMELLGADSATRIEIAERMRAAEHAGDDATHAIFHQLNSSFITPFDREDIYTLAGSLDDIMDYMEEAVDLVVLYNVEELPKGVEQQIEVLARAAELTAGAMPNLRTMSNLTEYWIEINRLENQADQIHRKLLAQLFNGKYDAIEVLKLKQIVDVLEEAADAFEHVANTVETIAVKES
- a CDS encoding inorganic phosphate transporter, with protein sequence MDTFVLIVTIGVALFFTYTNGFHDSANAIATSVSTRALTPKAALAMAAVMNLAGAFLGSGVAKTVSKGLIATPEGRSGMGILFAALAGAIVWNLVTWYFGLPSSSSHALFGGLVGAALAGGTTVHWSGVVDKVIVPMFVSPAVGLVLGYLVMLAILWFFRRANPHKAKRGFRIAQTVSAAGMALGHGLQDAQKTMGVVVLALVIHDPAKGYGIPIWVKFVCAAMMSLGTYAGGWRIMRTLGRRIIDLDPPQGFAAETTSASILYASSYIFQAPISTTHVITSSIMGVGATRRVKAVRWGVAKNIVAGWFITMPAAAVVAAGCYYVIKLVFG